Proteins encoded in a region of the Paenibacillus sp. W2I17 genome:
- a CDS encoding AI-2E family transporter yields the protein MEQLTKNKLFRYAIWLLLGLIILYFIWLLRPLLLHTYAFLKTVLAPFIVALIISYVLNPIVSMLGGRKVPRTIAVLLIYAFFLTCLGVILMNVIPVLIEQLGELNEHMPELSMRAQSLMNNMDHKLMPPSVRTGMNSWFFQMEDRLTQGITVLMDNIGATINVLFNVFIVPFLIFYMLKDFEVFERTIVAYLPRSRRKAIVSVMKEIDTALGNYIRGQFIVCVIVGIFAYIGYIVIDMPYALLLASIVAVFNIVPYLGPFLGAAPAVVMASTVSFKMVLLVVIVNTLCQVLESNVISPQVVGRTLHLHPLSIIFALLVGGELAGIVGLILAVPVFAVLKVIVQHFFAYYIKRRTD from the coding sequence GTGGAGCAATTAACCAAAAACAAGCTGTTCCGTTACGCGATCTGGCTGCTGCTCGGATTGATCATTTTATATTTTATATGGCTGCTGCGGCCTTTACTGCTTCACACATATGCGTTCCTGAAAACAGTGCTGGCACCCTTTATCGTAGCCCTTATCATATCCTATGTACTTAATCCGATTGTCAGCATGCTGGGAGGGCGCAAGGTGCCGCGTACAATTGCGGTTCTACTCATATATGCCTTTTTCCTGACCTGCCTCGGTGTCATTCTGATGAATGTCATTCCGGTATTGATTGAACAGCTGGGGGAACTCAACGAGCATATGCCGGAACTGTCCATGCGTGCACAGAGCCTGATGAACAATATGGATCACAAATTAATGCCGCCAAGTGTGCGAACAGGCATGAACAGTTGGTTTTTTCAGATGGAGGATCGACTAACTCAGGGAATTACCGTGTTAATGGACAATATCGGGGCGACCATTAATGTGTTATTCAATGTGTTTATCGTGCCATTTCTGATCTTTTATATGTTAAAAGACTTTGAGGTATTCGAGCGCACCATTGTGGCGTATCTTCCGCGTTCACGTCGAAAAGCGATTGTCTCGGTGATGAAAGAGATCGATACTGCACTGGGGAACTACATTCGGGGACAGTTTATTGTCTGTGTCATTGTTGGTATCTTTGCCTACATTGGTTATATCGTCATTGATATGCCGTATGCCCTGCTGCTTGCAAGCATTGTAGCTGTGTTTAACATTGTGCCCTACTTGGGGCCGTTCCTTGGAGCTGCTCCTGCTGTGGTCATGGCATCAACCGTATCGTTTAAAATGGTACTACTTGTTGTCATTGTGAACACACTGTGCCAGGTGTTGGAGAGTAACGTTATTTCTCCTCAGGTGGTGGGACGTACGTTGCATCTGCATCCACTGTCGATTATATTTGCGCTGCTCGTCGGAGGTGAATTGGCAGGCATTGTAGGTTTAATTCTGGCAGTACCTGTTTTTGCCGTACTGAAGGTGATTGTGCAGCACTTTTTCGCCTATTACATCAAACGAAGGACCGACTAA
- the alaS gene encoding alanine--tRNA ligase, with protein MKASEIRSKWIEFFASKGHKIEPSASLVPHNDPSLLWINAGMAPLKPYFDGREKPENPRLANSQKCIRTNDIENVGKTRRHHTFFEMLGNFSIGDYFKEETVTWAWEFLTSKEWIGFDPERLSVTVYPEDEEAFKLWNEKVGLPAERIIKLDENFWDIGEGPCGPCTEIFYDRGEAYGNDMSDPEMYPGGENERYLEVWNLVFSQFNHNKDGSYTPLPNKNIDTGAGLERFASILQNVDSNFDTDLFQPMIQRTAALAGVKYNDSVEIDVALKVIADHIRTVAFAVGDGVLPSNEGRGYVIRRLLRRAVRYGKVLGLDRPFLYELTTTVGEVMGMYYPEVVDKQEFIAKVIKTEEERFHETLTDGLAILADISGTAKSEGRTVISGPEAFKLYDTYGFPFDLTEDYAAEHGLTVDREGFDASMQKQRELGRAGRQENESMKVQGGPLADLEVKSEFVGYTDLLTEAKVVAIVAGDALVESVGEGQTCQVVLDKTPFYAESGGQVSDQGLLRGAGVTAKVQGLFKAPLGQHVHLVNVESGELRVGDVINAEVDSAKRGDIIKNHTATHLLHKALKDVLGTHVNQAGSLVEPQRLRFDFSHFGSITPEELTEIERQVNEQIWNRLNVNIELKGIDEAKEMGAMALFGEKYGDIVRVVQVGDYSLELCGGCHVNNTSEIGIFKLVSESGIGSGVRRIEAVTGRGAYLYVESQLELLKQSAALLKANVADVPKRIEGLNQQLKEAARETESLQSKLSAMEAGQLTDQVVQAGNTQLLATRVDAPNMDALRTVADELKVKLPNAVLVLGAPADGKVNFVVAVPAEQVKQGLHAGKIVKEVAAVCGGGGGGRPDMAQAGGKDATKLDEALKLAVSLVSGHNV; from the coding sequence ATGAAAGCCAGTGAAATCCGGTCCAAATGGATAGAATTTTTTGCAAGTAAAGGTCACAAAATCGAGCCGAGCGCATCGCTCGTGCCTCACAACGATCCTTCCCTTCTGTGGATCAATGCGGGTATGGCACCGCTCAAACCTTATTTTGACGGACGTGAGAAGCCAGAGAACCCGCGCCTTGCGAACTCCCAAAAATGTATCCGTACCAATGATATCGAGAATGTTGGTAAAACCCGTCGTCACCATACGTTCTTCGAAATGCTTGGCAACTTCTCTATTGGAGATTACTTCAAGGAAGAGACCGTAACATGGGCGTGGGAATTCTTGACCAGCAAAGAGTGGATCGGATTCGATCCGGAACGTCTTTCCGTAACGGTATATCCAGAAGATGAAGAAGCTTTCAAACTGTGGAACGAAAAAGTAGGACTGCCTGCTGAGCGTATCATTAAATTGGATGAAAACTTCTGGGATATCGGCGAAGGCCCATGTGGACCTTGTACCGAGATCTTCTATGATCGCGGCGAAGCTTACGGAAACGACATGAGTGATCCTGAAATGTATCCAGGTGGGGAAAACGAACGTTATCTGGAAGTATGGAACCTGGTATTCTCCCAGTTCAACCATAACAAAGATGGTAGCTACACACCGCTTCCTAACAAAAACATTGATACAGGTGCTGGTTTGGAGCGTTTTGCTTCCATTCTGCAAAATGTGGATTCCAACTTCGACACAGACCTGTTCCAACCGATGATTCAAAGAACAGCCGCTCTTGCGGGTGTGAAATATAACGACAGCGTCGAGATTGATGTTGCATTGAAAGTCATTGCCGATCATATCCGTACGGTTGCTTTTGCAGTAGGGGATGGCGTTCTGCCAAGTAATGAAGGACGCGGATATGTCATCCGTCGCTTGCTTCGCCGTGCAGTTCGCTATGGAAAAGTACTTGGACTTGACCGTCCATTCCTGTATGAATTGACAACAACCGTTGGTGAAGTGATGGGCATGTACTACCCTGAGGTAGTAGACAAACAGGAGTTCATCGCCAAAGTAATCAAAACCGAGGAAGAGCGTTTCCACGAAACACTCACAGATGGTCTGGCTATTCTGGCTGATATCAGCGGCACAGCCAAATCCGAAGGACGCACCGTTATTAGCGGACCTGAAGCTTTCAAACTGTATGATACGTACGGTTTCCCGTTTGACCTGACAGAAGATTATGCAGCAGAGCATGGTCTGACTGTGGACCGTGAAGGTTTTGATGCTTCCATGCAGAAACAACGTGAGCTTGGACGTGCTGGGCGCCAAGAGAACGAGAGCATGAAAGTTCAAGGCGGACCACTTGCTGACCTGGAGGTTAAAAGCGAGTTTGTTGGTTATACTGACCTGTTGACGGAAGCAAAAGTGGTAGCCATCGTAGCTGGTGACGCCCTTGTTGAATCTGTAGGCGAAGGACAGACGTGTCAGGTTGTTCTGGACAAGACTCCGTTCTACGCGGAAAGTGGCGGTCAAGTGAGTGATCAGGGCTTACTGCGAGGTGCTGGTGTAACAGCGAAAGTACAAGGTTTGTTCAAAGCTCCACTTGGACAACATGTACATCTGGTGAATGTGGAGTCTGGTGAACTGCGTGTAGGTGATGTGATCAACGCCGAAGTGGATTCAGCAAAACGTGGCGACATTATCAAAAACCATACGGCTACCCACTTGCTGCACAAGGCACTCAAAGATGTGCTCGGAACACACGTAAACCAGGCAGGATCGCTCGTAGAGCCACAACGTCTGCGGTTTGACTTCTCTCACTTCGGTAGTATTACGCCGGAAGAGTTGACAGAGATTGAACGTCAGGTGAATGAACAGATCTGGAATCGTCTGAACGTGAACATCGAACTGAAAGGTATTGATGAAGCCAAAGAAATGGGTGCCATGGCCCTGTTTGGCGAAAAATATGGAGATATTGTACGTGTTGTTCAAGTCGGAGACTACAGTTTGGAACTTTGTGGCGGCTGTCACGTAAATAATACTTCAGAGATCGGAATCTTCAAACTGGTGAGCGAGAGCGGAATTGGCTCCGGCGTACGCCGGATCGAAGCTGTAACTGGCCGCGGCGCATATCTGTATGTGGAAAGCCAGTTGGAACTGCTTAAACAATCAGCAGCACTGCTCAAAGCAAATGTGGCTGATGTACCTAAACGGATTGAAGGTCTGAATCAACAACTGAAAGAAGCAGCCAGAGAGACTGAATCCCTGCAAAGCAAGCTGAGTGCCATGGAAGCGGGTCAATTGACAGATCAAGTGGTACAAGCAGGAAATACACAGTTGCTGGCAACACGCGTAGATGCTCCGAACATGGATGCGCTGCGTACAGTGGCAGATGAGTTGAAAGTAAAATTGCCTAACGCGGTACTCGTATTGGGTGCTCCAGCGGACGGCAAAGTGAATTTTGTTGTAGCAGTACCTGCTGAACAAGTAAAACAAGGATTACACGCAGGCAAAATCGTCAAAGAAGTCGCAGCAGTATGCGGCGGCGGTGGCGGTGGACGTCCAGATATGGCGCAAGCCGGAGGTAAGGATGCGACCAAGCTGGATGAAGCGCTGAAACTGGCGGTTTCGCTGGTTAGCGGGCATAATGTATAA
- a CDS encoding IreB family regulatory phosphoprotein, producing the protein MDSMDKTVKFNVKGDEQEASSKEILLTVYDALVDKEYNPINQIVGYLISGDPAYIPRHNNARSLVRKKERDELIEELVRSYLANHR; encoded by the coding sequence ATGGACTCCATGGATAAGACGGTTAAATTTAATGTGAAAGGTGACGAACAGGAAGCATCATCCAAAGAGATTCTTCTCACGGTATATGATGCATTGGTCGATAAGGAGTATAATCCGATCAACCAGATTGTTGGGTATCTGATTTCTGGAGACCCGGCATACATTCCTCGTCACAACAACGCACGTAGTCTGGTCCGTAAAAAGGAGCGCGATGAGCTGATTGAAGAGCTTGTACGTTCCTATCTGGCCAATCACCGGTAA
- the ruvX gene encoding Holliday junction resolvase RuvX, with amino-acid sequence MKILGLDYGDRRIGVAASDAFGWTAQGLEVLERRRDEGEFARIAELVREHEISEIVVGLPKNMNGTVGPRGEICIAFAERLRDELNLPVHLWDERLTTMAAERTLIEADVSRKKRKQVVDKMAASLILQNYLDANSRR; translated from the coding sequence ATGAAAATATTAGGTTTGGACTATGGGGACCGAAGAATCGGAGTTGCCGCGAGTGACGCCTTCGGTTGGACTGCCCAGGGATTGGAAGTGCTAGAACGCCGCCGTGATGAAGGCGAGTTCGCTCGGATTGCCGAACTTGTGCGTGAGCATGAGATAAGTGAGATCGTAGTCGGACTCCCCAAAAACATGAACGGCACCGTAGGACCGCGCGGTGAGATCTGCATTGCTTTTGCCGAACGCCTGCGGGATGAACTGAATTTACCTGTTCACCTTTGGGATGAACGGCTGACAACCATGGCAGCAGAACGTACGCTGATCGAAGCGGATGTCAGTCGGAAAAAACGCAAGCAGGTTGTGGACAAAATGGCCGCAAGCTTGATTTTGCAAAATTATTTGGATGCCAATAGTAGAAGGTGA
- a CDS encoding DUF1292 domain-containing protein, protein MAEDQLGMEEEAEIIYIADDEGNEEEFEVIMKFEVDGSEAKYMMVAPVEPEDGETDVYAFRYEEEGDDIKLFVIQDDAEWDIVEETFNTFLAEDEEEAN, encoded by the coding sequence ATGGCTGAAGATCAACTGGGTATGGAAGAAGAAGCGGAAATTATTTACATTGCGGATGACGAGGGTAATGAAGAGGAATTTGAAGTCATCATGAAGTTTGAAGTAGATGGTTCGGAGGCCAAGTACATGATGGTTGCTCCGGTTGAACCTGAAGATGGCGAAACGGATGTATATGCATTCCGTTATGAAGAAGAGGGCGACGATATTAAACTTTTCGTCATCCAAGATGATGCCGAATGGGATATCGTCGAGGAGACGTTTAATACATTTCTTGCTGAAGATGAAGAGGAAGCGAACTAA
- a CDS encoding DUF1292 domain-containing protein, with product MTEYSRKDLKWTDSLRLAFGAHVELEEENGKSQPYDLLAEFEVNGQQYAVLRSSLRPYDEVELLRVSLGSEDQIMPELVTIDDDDEWENISELYDECTLPIDED from the coding sequence ATGACGGAATATAGCCGCAAAGACCTGAAATGGACAGATTCACTGCGTCTGGCATTCGGTGCTCATGTTGAGCTCGAGGAAGAGAACGGTAAATCACAACCGTATGACTTGTTGGCTGAGTTCGAAGTGAACGGTCAGCAGTACGCGGTGCTCCGCAGTTCGTTGCGACCTTATGACGAGGTTGAACTTTTGCGGGTATCACTTGGAAGTGAAGACCAGATCATGCCAGAGTTAGTTACGATCGACGATGATGATGAGTGGGAGAACATCTCGGAACTGTATGATGAGTGTACACTCCCCATTGACGAAGATTAA
- the mltG gene encoding endolytic transglycosylase MltG, which translates to MKGKAIVVILLIIVVLAGGAGGYVWSMMRPVEASTEPVVFEIKSGSGTSKIADLLQEEGLIRSGLTFKGYLKWKKLGSNFMAGTYSMNPGVTYDEIVSKLSSGEVVPEEMVKFTIPEGYNVLQMAGKLSYEHVVDRDEFIKLANDPSAFDVDIIKDIPVDEELRYVLEGYLFPETYELKKGSSTHDVMQRMLEEFQTKINSIPDLEAKLQEKNLSLHELLTIASLVEKEVVVDEERALVAGVIYNRINQDMKLEIDATVQYLLDRPKERLFFKDLKVKSPYNTYLNKGLPPGPIASPSLPSIEAALNPEASEYLFYVTKKDGSSGHLFAKTYKEHQQNIAKSKAAQ; encoded by the coding sequence TTGAAAGGGAAAGCAATAGTAGTCATACTGCTTATCATTGTAGTTCTTGCCGGAGGCGCAGGCGGTTACGTATGGAGTATGATGCGTCCTGTAGAAGCATCTACAGAACCGGTCGTATTCGAGATTAAGAGCGGATCGGGAACTTCGAAAATCGCGGATCTGCTTCAAGAAGAAGGCCTCATTCGAAGCGGGTTAACCTTCAAAGGGTATTTAAAGTGGAAGAAACTAGGTTCTAATTTCATGGCGGGTACATATTCTATGAATCCTGGCGTGACATATGATGAGATTGTTAGCAAGCTGAGTAGTGGTGAAGTTGTACCGGAGGAAATGGTGAAATTTACGATTCCGGAGGGTTATAACGTTCTGCAAATGGCGGGTAAGCTTTCTTATGAGCATGTTGTAGATCGGGATGAATTCATCAAGCTGGCCAATGATCCTTCGGCCTTTGATGTAGATATCATCAAAGATATTCCAGTGGATGAAGAACTTCGCTACGTATTGGAAGGGTATCTATTCCCGGAGACGTATGAGCTGAAAAAGGGAAGTTCCACGCATGATGTGATGCAACGGATGCTGGAAGAATTCCAGACCAAGATTAATTCCATTCCTGATTTGGAAGCCAAGCTCCAGGAAAAGAACCTTTCCCTGCATGAACTGCTGACGATTGCGTCACTCGTGGAGAAAGAAGTTGTAGTGGACGAGGAACGTGCTCTGGTTGCAGGTGTAATCTACAATCGGATCAATCAGGATATGAAGCTGGAGATTGATGCTACCGTGCAATATCTGCTCGACAGACCGAAGGAACGATTGTTTTTCAAGGATCTAAAGGTGAAAAGTCCCTATAATACGTACCTGAACAAAGGCTTGCCACCCGGTCCAATTGCCAGTCCAAGTCTTCCGTCCATTGAGGCAGCGCTAAATCCGGAAGCTTCGGAGTATCTGTTCTATGTGACAAAAAAGGATGGCTCGTCTGGACATCTATTTGCCAAAACGTATAAGGAACACCAGCAAAATATAGCCAAAAGTAAGGCTGCGCAATAA
- a CDS encoding peptidase U32 family protein codes for MSKKHELLVTAANVKEAEVLLQAGADALVIGDDRFGMRLPGSFSVEETAEVVAIAAKHQARVYVSMTNLMSNELLKELPEYVQALGRIGIDGVEFNDPSVLATMKEYAPHVKLHWNAEMTSTNYATANYWGTKGASRVVLARELNMDELTEMVPFLKVEAQVQVHGMTNIYHSKRSLVQSYMAHQGRPVEGHLGKERGLFLIEAERRDEKFPIYEDINGTHIMSSEDICILEDLHLLMEAGVHSFKIEGILKSLTYNEAVVRAYRTAIDSYIADSDAYEFSEEWLAEVRKLQDPERELSFGFFYKEQVY; via the coding sequence ATGAGTAAGAAACATGAACTGCTCGTTACAGCAGCGAATGTGAAAGAGGCAGAAGTGCTGCTTCAGGCGGGAGCAGATGCTTTGGTCATTGGAGATGATCGATTCGGCATGCGTCTTCCAGGAAGCTTTAGCGTGGAAGAGACAGCAGAGGTGGTTGCCATTGCAGCCAAACATCAGGCGCGTGTGTATGTATCCATGACTAATCTGATGTCCAACGAACTGTTGAAAGAATTGCCTGAATATGTTCAAGCACTTGGCAGAATCGGTATTGATGGTGTGGAGTTTAATGATCCATCCGTGCTGGCCACCATGAAGGAATACGCGCCACATGTGAAGCTGCACTGGAATGCGGAGATGACTTCAACGAACTATGCGACGGCCAACTATTGGGGAACCAAGGGAGCTAGTCGCGTTGTACTTGCCCGAGAGTTGAATATGGACGAGTTGACGGAAATGGTTCCTTTTTTGAAGGTGGAGGCTCAGGTTCAGGTGCATGGCATGACGAATATTTATCATTCCAAGCGCAGTCTGGTGCAAAGTTATATGGCTCATCAAGGGCGGCCGGTTGAGGGACATCTGGGTAAAGAACGGGGATTGTTCCTGATCGAGGCTGAACGCCGGGATGAGAAATTCCCGATCTACGAGGATATTAACGGTACACACATTATGAGCTCAGAGGATATATGTATCCTCGAAGATCTTCATCTGTTGATGGAGGCGGGTGTGCACAGTTTCAAAATCGAAGGTATCTTAAAATCACTTACCTACAATGAAGCTGTTGTACGTGCATATCGGACAGCGATTGACAGTTATATAGCCGATTCTGATGCATATGAGTTCTCTGAAGAGTGGCTCGCTGAGGTACGGAAGTTACAGGACCCTGAACGTGAATTATCGTTTGGATTTTTCTATAAAGAACAAGTGTATTAA
- a CDS encoding U32 family peptidase produces the protein METVAVQRKFSGKRNRLDKPELLAPAGNLEKLKFAIHYGADAVYIGGQAYGLRSNADNFSFEEMREGVEFAKKYGAKVFVATNIYAHNEDVEGIETYLQNLYKAGISAIIVADPAIIEVALRAVPGLEVHLSTQQSTLNWQAVKFWKDEGLPRVVLGRETSFEEIEEIKANVDIEIEAFIHGAMCSSYSGRCVLSNHFTDRDSNRGGCCQSCRWKYDLFEDAREDTVWVSEEDMQMKAPAPFKLGENQLPLFQEQDNSFSMGSKDLCMIGHIPELIDVGVDSFKIEGRMKSIHYVATVVNVYRQAIDAYMADPENYVLKPEWVEELNKAANRPLNTGFFYDTPDHEDHIYEPEEKAVPFDFAGLVMGYDAETGMATIQQRNHFKPGQEIEFFGPGGHFFKQVVGEIQDEEGNVLDAARHPLQLIKMKVDQPVSYFDMMRKKK, from the coding sequence ATGGAAACAGTGGCGGTACAGCGGAAGTTCTCGGGTAAACGTAACCGTCTGGACAAACCGGAGCTGCTAGCTCCGGCGGGTAATCTGGAAAAACTGAAATTTGCGATCCATTACGGCGCAGATGCCGTATATATCGGTGGACAGGCCTATGGACTCCGTTCCAACGCGGATAACTTCAGCTTTGAAGAGATGCGTGAAGGTGTGGAGTTTGCCAAAAAGTATGGAGCCAAAGTGTTCGTAGCGACAAACATCTATGCACATAATGAGGATGTTGAGGGTATCGAAACATACCTGCAAAACCTCTATAAAGCGGGAATCTCTGCGATCATCGTAGCTGATCCGGCTATTATTGAAGTAGCCCTTCGTGCTGTGCCAGGCCTTGAGGTACATCTAAGTACTCAACAATCCACACTCAACTGGCAAGCCGTGAAGTTCTGGAAAGATGAAGGACTCCCGCGTGTTGTTCTCGGACGTGAGACCAGCTTCGAAGAGATTGAAGAGATCAAGGCAAATGTGGATATCGAAATTGAAGCCTTTATTCACGGGGCGATGTGTTCCTCGTATTCCGGACGTTGCGTGCTCTCCAATCACTTTACGGATCGGGACTCCAACCGGGGCGGCTGTTGCCAGTCTTGTCGCTGGAAGTATGATCTGTTCGAGGATGCGAGAGAAGATACGGTGTGGGTTAGCGAAGAGGACATGCAGATGAAGGCACCTGCGCCATTCAAACTGGGTGAGAATCAGCTTCCCCTGTTCCAGGAACAGGATAATTCATTCTCCATGGGATCTAAGGATCTGTGCATGATTGGCCATATTCCCGAGTTGATTGATGTGGGTGTGGACAGTTTCAAGATCGAAGGACGTATGAAATCGATCCACTACGTGGCAACTGTGGTTAATGTATACCGTCAAGCCATTGATGCCTATATGGCAGACCCGGAAAATTATGTTCTGAAACCTGAATGGGTTGAAGAATTGAACAAAGCGGCAAATCGTCCGTTGAATACCGGATTTTTCTATGACACACCAGACCATGAAGATCATATCTATGAACCGGAAGAAAAGGCTGTACCTTTTGACTTCGCTGGCTTGGTCATGGGGTATGATGCTGAAACAGGAATGGCAACCATTCAACAGCGCAATCACTTCAAACCAGGGCAGGAAATCGAATTTTTCGGTCCGGGAGGTCACTTTTTCAAACAGGTCGTCGGTGAAATACAGGATGAAGAAGGCAATGTTCTCGATGCAGCCCGTCACCCGTTGCAACTGATTAAAATGAAGGTAGATCAACCGGTTTCGTACTTCGATATGATGAGAAAAAAGAAGTAG
- a CDS encoding methyl-accepting chemotaxis protein, giving the protein MGLVQKKQKDSGEQVTKAEQVNPEKVQKVKKEKVVKSKTSGSGKRLFKIDRSKLKLGWIKTDWVKKQFRNRDWKNLGGSSFQQIKKANPVKSVGVKLFLIFFAGIMIFVVSLGLLSYSKAKGTIEKNASRANQETIDQTKQKMDIILERFVDTSTQIFFDPEMQSLLQKMSDQNLTAYDTFINSSSINKQLSNVAFTNKSMEAIYLVPTDDTKSVMGTGSNSSSMGNIRQETWYSELIEAGGYRWLPTEVKEDGSTPTFKIARSMKNLQGTTQSYVLVIELKLEVLEEQLKSLDLGPGAILQLIAPDNKVVASSISDRTGQDTELAFVKELTEPAGSTNTEYTVDGKSTEMLAVYSTMDTANWKLVGMIPTSVLVQDAKGILTLTLWMALIDAGIAVLIGIWMVRMIARPLGRLKDLMQEGAKGNLKVRTPYSSKDEIGQLSSAFNLMMEQITKLVEQTNRSAQEVLDTASELSSASKKTAVSASEIAVATEEIAGGAGSLATEAERGNELTDNISRQMQSVIAANEQMGDSARHVEKSSQTGTQHLNQLMTKTQKTEEMIGALVNKVDSLKESTSSVLKVLEVLQNITKQTNILSLNATIEAARAGAAGRGFMVVADEVRQLAAQSRQSIEMVGEITDKIMTEMNETVDALSAAYPLFKEQMDAVKDTNVIFASVQEQMGAFVERLGMVTGSIGELSQSQGTLSEAMSNVSAVAEESSATSQEVASLSSEQQNISNQLVNLSGKLENVSTELKETLSRFTV; this is encoded by the coding sequence ATGGGATTGGTTCAAAAGAAGCAGAAAGACAGTGGGGAGCAAGTGACAAAAGCCGAGCAGGTTAATCCTGAGAAGGTTCAGAAAGTGAAGAAAGAAAAAGTAGTCAAAAGCAAAACCTCAGGCAGTGGCAAAAGATTGTTTAAGATTGACCGCAGCAAGCTCAAGCTGGGCTGGATCAAGACTGATTGGGTGAAGAAACAATTTAGAAACCGGGATTGGAAAAACCTTGGAGGTTCTTCTTTCCAACAGATTAAGAAGGCAAATCCGGTTAAATCCGTAGGGGTTAAACTGTTCTTGATCTTTTTTGCGGGAATTATGATTTTTGTAGTAAGTTTAGGTCTATTATCCTATTCAAAAGCCAAGGGTACGATAGAGAAAAATGCCTCACGTGCCAATCAGGAGACCATTGATCAGACCAAACAAAAAATGGACATTATTTTGGAGAGATTTGTGGATACATCCACACAGATTTTCTTTGATCCAGAAATGCAGTCCTTGCTACAAAAAATGTCAGATCAAAATCTGACTGCGTACGATACATTCATAAACTCAAGTTCTATCAACAAGCAACTGTCCAATGTTGCATTTACAAATAAATCTATGGAAGCGATTTATTTGGTACCTACGGACGATACGAAGTCCGTTATGGGTACAGGTAGCAACAGTTCATCCATGGGCAACATTCGCCAGGAAACATGGTACAGTGAGTTGATTGAGGCGGGCGGTTATCGCTGGCTTCCAACAGAGGTCAAGGAAGATGGCTCAACCCCAACGTTTAAAATTGCACGTTCCATGAAAAACCTGCAGGGAACGACCCAGTCTTATGTTCTGGTTATTGAACTGAAACTGGAAGTTTTGGAGGAACAATTGAAATCGCTTGATCTGGGGCCAGGAGCTATTCTTCAACTGATTGCTCCGGATAATAAAGTGGTTGCATCCTCCATCTCGGATCGTACAGGACAAGATACAGAGCTTGCATTTGTCAAAGAGTTGACCGAACCAGCAGGTAGCACGAATACGGAGTATACGGTAGATGGCAAATCTACGGAAATGCTGGCTGTATACAGTACGATGGATACAGCCAATTGGAAACTGGTTGGTATGATACCTACCTCTGTTTTGGTTCAGGACGCAAAAGGCATTCTGACTCTGACCCTGTGGATGGCGCTGATTGATGCGGGGATTGCAGTATTGATCGGGATCTGGATGGTGCGTATGATCGCTCGTCCACTTGGCAGATTGAAAGACCTGATGCAGGAAGGTGCGAAAGGTAATCTTAAAGTTCGTACACCATATAGCTCCAAAGATGAAATTGGTCAGCTCTCATCTGCCTTCAATCTGATGATGGAGCAGATTACTAAGCTGGTTGAACAAACCAATCGTTCTGCGCAGGAAGTATTGGATACAGCCTCTGAGCTGAGCAGTGCATCCAAGAAAACGGCTGTATCTGCTTCGGAGATCGCTGTAGCTACAGAGGAGATCGCAGGCGGTGCAGGCAGTTTGGCAACCGAAGCGGAACGTGGTAATGAATTAACTGACAATATCTCTCGTCAGATGCAGAGTGTAATCGCTGCTAATGAACAGATGGGTGATTCTGCTCGTCATGTAGAGAAGTCCAGTCAGACAGGAACACAACATCTGAATCAGTTGATGACCAAAACCCAGAAGACAGAAGAAATGATTGGTGCACTGGTGAATAAGGTTGATTCGCTGAAAGAGAGCACATCCTCTGTTCTGAAAGTGCTTGAAGTGCTGCAAAACATAACGAAACAGACAAATATCCTTTCCCTGAATGCGACCATTGAAGCAGCACGTGCCGGTGCAGCCGGACGCGGATTCATGGTGGTGGCAGATGAGGTTCGTCAGCTTGCGGCTCAATCCAGACAATCCATTGAGATGGTTGGAGAGATCACAGACAAAATCATGACTGAAATGAATGAGACCGTGGATGCTTTGTCTGCAGCTTATCCATTATTCAAGGAACAGATGGATGCGGTTAAAGATACCAACGTCATCTTTGCTTCCGTACAGGAACAGATGGGTGCATTTGTGGAACGTCTGGGCATGGTGACAGGTTCTATTGGAGAATTAAGCCAATCCCAAGGTACGTTGTCTGAAGCCATGAGCAATGTCAGCGCTGTAGCTGAAGAATCTTCTGCAACGTCCCAAGAAGTAGCTTCCTTGAGCAGTGAACAGCAAAATATCAGTAACCAGCTGGTCAATCTATCTGGCAAACTGGAGAATGTGTCCACTGAACTGAAAGAAACCTTGTCACGCTTTACGGTGTAA